AGCGCCAATGCGTTGCAAGCCAGCGTCGGGAGCGCGCCGCAACCCGACAGCGCGCCTCACCCCGCGGCCGCCATGCGCGAGGAGTGTCTGCGCACCGGCGCGGTGGTGGATTGCGTAGACACGGCTTCTGATGCGCGCGGCATCATCGATGCCGAAGCCTGCGGGCGGATGGAAATCGCTGCCGTGGTGGCCGCTCCGGTGTGCGTGGAAGGCAGGACGGTGGGCGTTCTGGAAATACACTCCGCCCTGGCCTACAACTTCATGGAAGACGATGTCGAAGTGCTAAAGCGAGTGGCCGATGTAATCGGCGCCCTGATTTGCAGGAAGTGAATCCCCCAGGGGCTAACAGGCTGCTGAAAAACTCAGAACAGCAGGTTCCTCGCGGGCTTCGGCGCTTCGCGCCTCGGTCACGGCTGAAGCCGTGACCTACCGAGCCCGCTCGGAATGACACAATTCAAGGGCTTGTTCGGCGCGGCTCCCTCGGCTCCGCTCGGGACAGGTTCCGCCGCGCCCCTTCCAAGCAAATGGCTCCTTCGCCCTTCGACTTCGCTCAGGGTCGGGACAGGTTCCGCCGTGCCCTACCCCAAGGAAAACGACTTGTGAAACCAGTAAGTGGTCCGGGAGTGCCTGTGCACACGCGAGGGCGCGTGTGCCACATCGGCCTCTACTGCAATTCCGGCGGCAGGACGCAGATGTCGGGCAGGTTGCGGTAGCGCTCGGCGTAGTCCATGCCGTATCCCACCACGAACTCATCGGGAATGACGAAACCGACGTAGTCGGCCTTGACCGGCTCGATGCGGCGGCACGCCTTGTCGAGCAGCACAGCTACCTTCAGCGCGCGCGGCTGGTGCGCGAGGAAGAGCTTGCGCAGGTAACCCATGGTGAGGCCGGTGTCGAGAATGTCTTCGACGATGATGACGTTCTTGTCGGCCATGGATGAGTCCACGTCCTTGTTCATCTTCACTTCACCGCTGGTCTTGGTGCCGTTGCCGTAGCTGGCAACGCTGATGAAGTCGAAGGTCGCGTCCAGCTTGACCTGCCGCGCCAGATCGCCGAGAAAAATGGACGCGCCCTTCAGCACGCCCACGAAGATGATGGATTGGCCGGCGAAGTCGCGGGTGATCTGGTCCGCCATCTCGCGGACGCGGCGCGCGATCTGCTCCCGGGTGAACAGGACTCGGACTTGAGAACCCACGGCAGTGGTGGAGTGCATGGACGGCTATGGTAGCCGAAGTTTTGGGTTTTGACACTTCGCATGTTTAGCCACAGAGGGCACAGAGGAAGAAAGAGAAAAGCATTGGCGATTGTCGATTGCCGATTTCGGGAAAAACCGTGTCGCGCAATCAGCAATCGACAATCCAAAATCGCATTTCCTTAAGTCCCTCCTCCTCTGCTTCCTCTGTGTCCTCTGCGTCAATTTCCGGGTGGGCTGATAAAATCCTTCCGACTCATTGGCAGCAGACATGGCAGAAAGGCGGCCATTATGGATCTGAAAGGCGCAAAACTCACCTGGCTGGGGCACTCCACATTCCGGCTGGAGACCGGCGGCAAGACCATCCTGATTGATCCCTGGGTGATGGGGAACCCGTCGTGCCCGGACAGCGAAAAGAAATTGAAGAAAGTGGATGCGATGCTGTGCACGCACGGCCACTTCGACCACATCGGCGACGCGGTGGCGATCGCCAAGCAGCACAACCCGGTGGTGGTGGGGATCTTCGAACTGGCGATGTGGCTGCAGAAAAAGGGCGCGAAGCAGGTTGCGCCGATGAACAAGGGCGGCTCGCAGGAGGTCGCCGGCATCAAGGTCACCATGGTGCACGCCGACCACTCCTGCGGAATCCAGGAGGACGATGGGTCCATCATCTACGGCGGCGAGGCGTGTGGTTACGTCATCGAACTGGACAGCGGCGTGAAGCTGTACCACGCCGGCGACACCAACGTGTTCGGCGACATGCATATCATCCACGAGCTGTATCACCCGGAGATCGTGATGTTACCGATCGGCGATTTGTTTACCATGTCGCCGCGCGAGGCGACCTACGCGTGCCAGTTGCTGCGGCCTCAAACGGTGATCCCCATGCACTGGGGCACGTTTCCGGCGCTGACCGGCACACCGGCGGAACTGAAGCGGTTGGTCGCGGACGTGGGATGCGATGTGCTGGCCATGAAGCCCGGGCAAACGATGGGATGAATGGGATCGGGTGATCAGGTGATCGGATGATCGGGTGATCTGCTAGCGAACACGAGAGGGCGAAGCATCGAGAGTGCACGGGTCAGAGACCGTGGCACACAAGATCGTAGCTAAGGAACACTATGGCGAAGGCAGAGCGGCCCTCGTGGGCGATGGGCGGTATCACCGGCGAAGCGGTGGACAACTATCTCTACTCGTTGCTGCCGGAGAGCGACCCGGTGCTGCGCGAGATGGAAGAAGAGGCGGCGCGGCGCAAGATCCCGATCGTGGGGCCGGCGGTGGGGAGGCTGTTCTACCTGCTGGCGCGGCTGAGCGGAGCGCGGCGCGTGTTCGAGATGGGCTCGGCGATCGGATATTCGACCATCTGGTGGGCGCGCGGCGTCGGCGAAGACGGGCACGTGATCTATACCGACGGCGATTCCAAGAAAGCCATGGAGGCGTACAAGAATTTCGAGCGCGCCGGAGTGGAGAAGCGGATCGAGATCAAGGTGGGCGACGCACTGGAGCTGCTGTCGGAGCAGAACCTGGAGCCGTTCGACATTATCTTCAACGACGTGGACAAGGAAGATTATCCCAAGGTGTTCCGTCTGGCGGTGCCGCGCATACGCCGAGGCGGGCTGTTTGTCACCGACAACGTGCTGTGGAGCGGGCGGGTAGCGGAAGCCGCTGCGGGCGGAAAAAACACGGGGGATTCAACGCGCGCGATTGTCGAGTTCAACCGGATGCTGTACGGCGCGAAGGAACTGTTTCCCACGATTTTGCCGTTGCGGGATGGAGTAGCGGTGGCGCTGAAGCAGTAATTAGCAATTAGCAATTAGCGCCCTCACCTCAAGAGTTGCGTAACTGCGGCGGCGACGGGATCGTCGGCGATCGCGTCCACCAGGCCGATGCGCAGCGCCTCGCGGGCGTGGACTTTCTCTGCTTCGATCATCATCTGCAAGGCGCGCGTTTTGCCGACCAGGCGCGGCAGGCGCTGCGTTCCGCCCCATCCGGTAATCAAGCCCAGAGCGGCGCCGCGATGCCCGAAAACGGCGTGCGGCGAAGCGATGCGGCGATGACAGGCGAGCGCCAGGTCGAGTCCGCCGCCCATGCAGTATCCGCCGACGGCGGCGACGACGGGAGCGGGGAAGCAGCCAATTTCATTCATCAGCGCCTGGCCCATGTGCGAAAAGTCATACGCCGTGGGGCCGGTGAGGGCGACGATTTCCGACAACTCAGCCCCGGCGGAAAAGAATCTGTGGTTGCCGGTGATGATCAGCGGCCGTGGAGCGCGCGCGAGTTCGCGCACGGCGTCGGTGAGGGCGAGCACGCAGGCGCGGGTCAGGCGATTGGTGCCGTCGGGCGAAGTGAGGCGGAGGACGGCGCAGGCGTCGCGCTCCTCGAGGTTGTAGTAGGCGTCCGGCATAAGAAAAGCGAACCACGGATTTACACGGATGAACACGGATCAGACAAGAAGAAAATTCATCCGTGTTGATCGGTGGCGATCCGTGGTCAAGTTTTTCGCTAGGTGCCGGCGGGGATGCCGCGCGGTTTCACGTTGTGGCGGATGAACTGGATGATCTCGTCCATGGCGGTGCCCGGCTGGAAAATTCCCGCAACACCTTGCTGCTTAAGCTGCGCCACATCCTGGTCGGGAATGATGCCGCCCACCAGCACCAGCACGTCGTCCATCTTGTTCTGGTTCAGCAGATCCATGACGCGCGGCACGATGGCGTTGTGCGCGCCGGAGAGAATGGAAAGGCCGATCACGTCCACGTCTTCCTGCAGCGAGGCGTTGACGATCATCTCCGGGGTCTGGCGCAGGCCGGTGTAGATGACCTCCATGCCGGCGTCGCGCAGGGCACGCGCGATAACTTTGGCGCCGCGGTCATGCCCGTCCAGACCGGGTTTGGCGACAAGCACACGGATTTTGCGTTCGTCTGGCATCGCAGGCCACTATTTAACCACAGAGGACACGGAGAAAAACAGTCAACCGCGGATTTACGCGGAGGAACGCGGATCGGAACAACAAAATGGGAAGCGCAAGCAAGAATTTAGCCACAGAGGACACGGAGAAAAATAGCTAGCCGCGGATTTACGCGGAGGAACGCGGATCGGAACGACAAAACAGGAAGCGCAACCAAGAATTTAGCCACAGAGGACACGGAGGAAAACGAAGCTTTTGCTGTAATTGGCCTTCGCGTTCCTCTGTGCCCTCTGTGGCTGACTTTTCTCATGGGAATCGCAAGAAAGAATTTAGCCACAGAGGACACAGAGGATCACCCAGCTCTTGCTTTCTTAGCCTTCACGTTCCTCTGTGCCCTCTGTGGCTGAGTTTTCTTCGGGCACGGAGGATCACGAAGCTTTTGCTTTCTTAGCCTTCACGTTCCTCTGTGCCCTCTGTGGCTGAGTCTTCTTCGCGTGTGTCCTCTGTGGCTGAGTCTTCTTCGCGGGCTTGTCCACCGAGCGCCACAGGTACCAGCAGGCCAGGGAGCGGTAAGGCTTCCACTTTTCCGAAAACTTCAAAATCTGCTTCGGCTTGGGGATTTTGCGCTTGCCGTAGGCTTGGCAGATCGCCATGTTGATGCCGAGGTCGGCGGTGGGCATCACGTCGAGGCGGCCGAGCGCGAAGATGAGGAACATCTGCGCCGACCACACCCCGACGCCTTTCACGCGCGTGAGGTGCTCGATGACTTCGTCGTCGGACATGCTGGGCAGGCTGGCAAAGTCCACGTCGCGGGCGATGGTTTTGTGCGCCAGGTCGCGAATGTAGCTGAGCTTCTGGCGGGAGAGGCCGCAGGCGCGCATCTGGACTTCAGAGAGGGCGAGCACGGATTCGGGCGTGATCATGAAACCGCCGTAGAGAGAGCGCTCGGTCGCCTGCCCGCCGACCGCCTGTTCGCAGGCGTT
This window of the Terriglobia bacterium genome carries:
- a CDS encoding metal-dependent hydrolase is translated as MDLKGAKLTWLGHSTFRLETGGKTILIDPWVMGNPSCPDSEKKLKKVDAMLCTHGHFDHIGDAVAIAKQHNPVVVGIFELAMWLQKKGAKQVAPMNKGGSQEVAGIKVTMVHADHSCGIQEDDGSIIYGGEACGYVIELDSGVKLYHAGDTNVFGDMHIIHELYHPEIVMLPIGDLFTMSPREATYACQLLRPQTVIPMHWGTFPALTGTPAELKRLVADVGCDVLAMKPGQTMG
- a CDS encoding cobalamin B12-binding domain-containing protein, giving the protein MPDERKIRVLVAKPGLDGHDRGAKVIARALRDAGMEVIYTGLRQTPEMIVNASLQEDVDVIGLSILSGAHNAIVPRVMDLLNQNKMDDVLVLVGGIIPDQDVAQLKQQGVAGIFQPGTAMDEIIQFIRHNVKPRGIPAGT
- a CDS encoding DNA-3-methyladenine glycosylase, with translation MRRAITHLKKSDPVMASIIARVGPFRLDRRPATFEAMVRAIVFQQLAGAAARTIYQRLQNACEQAVGGQATERSLYGGFMITPESVLALSEVQMRACGLSRQKLSYIRDLAHKTIARDVDFASLPSMSDDEVIEHLTRVKGVGVWSAQMFLIFALGRLDVMPTADLGINMAICQAYGKRKIPKPKQILKFSEKWKPYRSLACWYLWRSVDKPAKKTQPQRTHAKKTQPQRAQRNVKAKKAKAS
- the hpt gene encoding hypoxanthine phosphoribosyltransferase, translating into MHSTTAVGSQVRVLFTREQIARRVREMADQITRDFAGQSIIFVGVLKGASIFLGDLARQVKLDATFDFISVASYGNGTKTSGEVKMNKDVDSSMADKNVIIVEDILDTGLTMGYLRKLFLAHQPRALKVAVLLDKACRRIEPVKADYVGFVIPDEFVVGYGMDYAERYRNLPDICVLPPELQ
- a CDS encoding enoyl-CoA hydratase/isomerase family protein; the encoded protein is MPDAYYNLEERDACAVLRLTSPDGTNRLTRACVLALTDAVRELARAPRPLIITGNHRFFSAGAELSEIVALTGPTAYDFSHMGQALMNEIGCFPAPVVAAVGGYCMGGGLDLALACHRRIASPHAVFGHRGAALGLITGWGGTQRLPRLVGKTRALQMMIEAEKVHAREALRIGLVDAIADDPVAAAVTQLLR
- a CDS encoding O-methyltransferase; its protein translation is MAKAERPSWAMGGITGEAVDNYLYSLLPESDPVLREMEEEAARRKIPIVGPAVGRLFYLLARLSGARRVFEMGSAIGYSTIWWARGVGEDGHVIYTDGDSKKAMEAYKNFERAGVEKRIEIKVGDALELLSEQNLEPFDIIFNDVDKEDYPKVFRLAVPRIRRGGLFVTDNVLWSGRVAEAAAGGKNTGDSTRAIVEFNRMLYGAKELFPTILPLRDGVAVALKQ
- a CDS encoding GAF domain-containing protein; its protein translation is SANALQASVGSAPQPDSAPHPAAAMREECLRTGAVVDCVDTASDARGIIDAEACGRMEIAAVVAAPVCVEGRTVGVLEIHSALAYNFMEDDVEVLKRVADVIGALICRK